The Xiphophorus maculatus strain JP 163 A chromosome 23, X_maculatus-5.0-male, whole genome shotgun sequence genome contains a region encoding:
- the hnrnph1 gene encoding heterogeneous nuclear ribonucleoprotein H isoform X1 — MADEGYVVRIRGLPWSCSVDEVQRFFSGCKILNNGSGIHFTYTREGRPSGEAFVELETEEDLKIAVKKDRETMGHRYVEVFKSNNVEMDWVMKHTGPNCPETAGDGLVRLRGLPFGCSKEEIVQFFSGLEIVPNGITLPVDIQGRSTGEAFVQFASQDIAEKALKKHKERIGHRYIEIFKSSRAEVRTHYEPQRKPMGMQRPGPYDRPSGGRGYNMMGRGGSYDRMRRGGYGGGVSDGRYGDGSSSFQSTTGHCVHMRGLPYRATETDIYNFFSPLNPVRVHIEIGPDGRVTGEADVEFATHEDAVAAMSKDKANMQHRYVELFLNSTAGGSNGAYGSQMMGGMSNQSSYSGGQLSSGYSGGYSSQGNMGGYSEYIR, encoded by the exons ATGGCTGATGAGGGATATGTTGTGCGAATCAGGGGTCTACCTTGGTCTTGTTCAGTAGATGAAGTTCAGAGATTTTTCTCAG GCTGCAAAATTCTGAACAATGGAAGTGGAATACACTTCACCTACACAAGAGAGGGCCGCCCTAGCGGAGAAGCATTTGTGGAACTGGAGACGGAAGAAGACCTGAAGATAGCCGTGAAGAAGGATAGAGAAACTATGGGTCACAGATACGTTGAGG TGTTTAAATCCAACAATGTTGAGATGGATTGGGTCATGAAGCACACTGGCCCAAATTGCCCAGAGACAGCAGGAGATGGGCTTGTGCGCCTCCGGGGCCTTCCCTTTGGCTGCAGCAAGGAGGaaattgtgcagtttttttcag GGTTGGAAATCGTGCCAAATGGGATAACATTGCCGGTGGACATCCAGGGGAGGAGTACGGGGGAGGCCTTCGTGCAGTTTGCTTCACAGGATATAGCTGAAAAGGCTCTAAAGAAACACAAGGAAAGAATAGGGCACAG GTACATTGAGATATTCAAGAGCAGCCGCGCTGAGGTGCGGACCCACTACGAACCCCAGAGGAAGCCGATGGGGATGCAGAGACCGGGTCCCTACGACCGGCCCTCGGGCGGACGTGGTTACAACATGATGGGCCGAGGAGGCTCCTATGACAGAATGCGTCGAGGTGGCTACGGAGGAG GTGTGTCTGATGGACGGTATGGTGATGGCAGCTCTTCCTTTCAAAGCACAACAGGTCACTGCGTCCACATGAGGGGGCTGCCATACAGAGCCACAGAGACGGACATCTACAAT ttcttctCTCCGTTGAATCCTGTGCGGGTCCACATTGAGATTGGCCCAGATGGGAGAGTAACCGGAGAGGCAGATGTAGAGTTTGCAACGCATGAAGATGCTGTTGCAGCAATGTCCAAAGATAAAGCCAACATGC AGCATCGCTATGTAGAGCTGTTCTTGAACTCCACAGCAGGGGGCAGTAATGGAGCCTACGGTAGTCAGATGATGGGTGGCATGA GTAACCAGTCGTCTTACAGTGGGGGCCAGCTCAGCTCAGGGTACTCTGGTGGGTACAGCAGCCAAGGAAACATGGGCGGCTATAGTGAATATA TTAGGTAA
- the hnrnph1 gene encoding heterogeneous nuclear ribonucleoprotein H isoform X2, which translates to MADEGYVVRIRGLPWSCSVDEVQRFFSGCKILNNGSGIHFTYTREGRPSGEAFVELETEEDLKIAVKKDRETMGHRYVEVFKSNNVEMDWVMKHTGPNCPETAGDGLVRLRGLPFGCSKEEIVQFFSGLEIVPNGITLPVDIQGRSTGEAFVQFASQDIAEKALKKHKERIGHRYIEIFKSSRAEVRTHYEPQRKPMGMQRPGPYDRPSGGRGYNMMGRGGSYDRMRRGGYGGGVSDGRYGDGSSSFQSTTGHCVHMRGLPYRATETDIYNFFSPLNPVRVHIEIGPDGRVTGEADVEFATHEDAVAAMSKDKANMQHRYVELFLNSTAGGSNGAYGSQMMGGMSNQSSYSGGQLSSGYSGGYSSQGNMGGYSEYSNQGGMGSSYYGGGGGGSRGSMNGLGGGWGM; encoded by the exons ATGGCTGATGAGGGATATGTTGTGCGAATCAGGGGTCTACCTTGGTCTTGTTCAGTAGATGAAGTTCAGAGATTTTTCTCAG GCTGCAAAATTCTGAACAATGGAAGTGGAATACACTTCACCTACACAAGAGAGGGCCGCCCTAGCGGAGAAGCATTTGTGGAACTGGAGACGGAAGAAGACCTGAAGATAGCCGTGAAGAAGGATAGAGAAACTATGGGTCACAGATACGTTGAGG TGTTTAAATCCAACAATGTTGAGATGGATTGGGTCATGAAGCACACTGGCCCAAATTGCCCAGAGACAGCAGGAGATGGGCTTGTGCGCCTCCGGGGCCTTCCCTTTGGCTGCAGCAAGGAGGaaattgtgcagtttttttcag GGTTGGAAATCGTGCCAAATGGGATAACATTGCCGGTGGACATCCAGGGGAGGAGTACGGGGGAGGCCTTCGTGCAGTTTGCTTCACAGGATATAGCTGAAAAGGCTCTAAAGAAACACAAGGAAAGAATAGGGCACAG GTACATTGAGATATTCAAGAGCAGCCGCGCTGAGGTGCGGACCCACTACGAACCCCAGAGGAAGCCGATGGGGATGCAGAGACCGGGTCCCTACGACCGGCCCTCGGGCGGACGTGGTTACAACATGATGGGCCGAGGAGGCTCCTATGACAGAATGCGTCGAGGTGGCTACGGAGGAG GTGTGTCTGATGGACGGTATGGTGATGGCAGCTCTTCCTTTCAAAGCACAACAGGTCACTGCGTCCACATGAGGGGGCTGCCATACAGAGCCACAGAGACGGACATCTACAAT ttcttctCTCCGTTGAATCCTGTGCGGGTCCACATTGAGATTGGCCCAGATGGGAGAGTAACCGGAGAGGCAGATGTAGAGTTTGCAACGCATGAAGATGCTGTTGCAGCAATGTCCAAAGATAAAGCCAACATGC AGCATCGCTATGTAGAGCTGTTCTTGAACTCCACAGCAGGGGGCAGTAATGGAGCCTACGGTAGTCAGATGATGGGTGGCATGA GTAACCAGTCGTCTTACAGTGGGGGCCAGCTCAGCTCAGGGTACTCTGGTGGGTACAGCAGCCAAGGAAACATGGGCGGCTATAGTGAATATA GTAACCAGGGCGGAATGGGAAGCAGTTACTACGGCGGTGGTGGAGGTGGAAGCAGAGGCTCAATGAATGGACTCGGTGGGGGATGGGGAatgtag
- the LOC102235709 gene encoding RUN and FYVE domain-containing protein 1, which translates to MADQTLEVNTAVEDHVEKPEPGEQEVSGLATDDEPTGSQCRDPPENTHPAAAENSWSAPILSLARKATETISSGMSYAAAPRKASQDSAAASASEKEAENDLNSTAEKLPVVPTKDPMAIERSNLLSMMKLSIKVLIQSSLSLGRTLDSEYPPLQQFFLVLEHCLKHGLKAKKSFIGQNKSIWGPLELVEKLCPESANIATSARDLPGIRTGLGRARAWLHLALMQKKVADYLKTLLDRKDLLSEFYDAGALMLEEEGAVMGGLLVGLNVIDANLCIKGEDLDSQVAVIDFSLYLKDATSSETPKDDGKMTAILDQKHYIEELNRHLSGTVTDLQAKMDSLEKTNSKLMEELTAATDRINSLQGEQEQLRQENDSILLTSQKKEEAVLQDSQVELETYKQTRQGLDEMYNVVWKQYKEEKRIRQELERELELQVGLKKEMEVAMKLLEKDTHEKQDTLAALRLQLDQVKTLNLQMFHKAEDSGRQVEKKQAEAVQLEQRINEMEKATVELEERLQKSEQQSQQTDQSDKDMRVELEAKVEAFQKQLTDLDTLRTGLENELRAEREQRQSLQKALQREQDNSTELRTQLQQLQGLHTELQDLKTEKKQLQQRCEQQEQALQEMGIHLSQSKLKMEDFKEVNKALKGHAWMKDDEATQCKQCQKEFSISRRKHHCRNCGDIYCNTCSSNELALPSYPRPVRVCDVCHSLLLQRSSSTAS; encoded by the exons atggccgaccaAACATTGGAGGTAAACACAGCTGTTGAGGATCACGTAGAAAAACCAGAGCCAGGCGAACAGGAAGTTTCGGGTCTGGCGACCGACGATGAACCCACCGGTAGTCAGTGTCGGGACCCACCCGAGAATACTCACCCGGCCGCGGCAGAGAACAGCTGGTCGGCTCCGATCCTCTCTCTGGCTCGGAAGGCCACGGAGACGATCAGCAGCGGGATGAGCTACGCAGCCGCCCCACGAAAAGCCTCCCAGGATTCCGCCGCGGCTTCTGCAAGCGAGAAGGAGGCAGAAAATGATCTGAACAGCACTGCAGAAAAGCTTCCCG ttgtACCCACTAAAGACCCGATGGCCATAGAGAGATCCAACCTCCTCAGCATGATGAAGTTAAGCATCAAAGTTTTGATCCAGTCCTCTTTGAGCCTGGGCAGGACTCTTGACTCCGAGTACCCTCCTCTTCAGCAGTTTTTCCTGGTCCTTGAACACTGCCTCAAACACGGCCTTAAAG CCAAGAAGTCCTTTATTGGTCAGAACAAGTCCATATGGGGGCCTCTGGAGCTTGTTGAGAAGTTGTGTCCAGAGTCTGCCAACATCGCCACAAGTGCCAGAGACCTGCCTGGCATTAG AACGGGTTTAGGGCGGGCCCGGGCCTGGCTGCATTTGGCGCTCATGCAGAAGAAAGTAGCCGACTACTTGAAGACCCTGTTGGACCGCAAGGACCTCCTGAG TGAGTTTTACGACGCCGGCGCTTTAATGCTGGAGGAGGAAGGCGCAGTGATGGGAGGGCTGCTCGTTGGCCTGAACGTCATTGACGCTAATCTGTGCATTAAAGGGGAGGACCTCGACTCTCAG GTGGCAGTCATTGACTTCTCCCTCTACCTGAAAGATGCGACCAGCAGCGAGACACCAAAGGA tgATGGAAAGATGACAGCCATTCTAGACCAGAAGCACTACATCGAAGAGCTGAATCGGCACTTGAGCGGCACCGTCACCGACCTGCAGGCGAAGATGGACTCTCTGGAAAAGACCAACAGCAAGCTCATGGAGGAG CTGACAGCAGCAACAGACAGAATCAACTCTCTGCAGGGGGAACAGGAACAGCTCAGGCAGGAGAATGATTCCATTCTGCTGACGAGCCAGAAGAAGGAAGAG GCAGTGCTTCAGGACAGTCAGGTGGAGCTGGAGACATACAAACAGACTCGACAAGGTTTGGATGAGATGTACAATGTGGTGTGGAAGCAATACAAAGAAGAAAAGCGAATTCGCCAG GAGCTGGAGCGTGAGCTGGAGCTCCAGGTGGGCCTAAAGAAGGAGATGGAGGTGGCCATGAAGCTACTGGAGAAGGACACCCACGAGAAGCAGGACACTCTGGCAGCCTTACGGCTCCAGCTTGACCAGGTCAAGACTCTTAACCTGCAGATGTTCCACAAGGCAGAG GACTCAGGGCGACAAGTGGAGAAAAAGCAGGCCGAGGCGGTGCAGCTGGAGCAGAGGATAAACGAGATGGAGAAGGCTACGGTGGAACTAGAGGAGCG ACTGCAGAAATCGGAGCAGCAGAGTCAACAAACCGACCAGTCGGACAAAGACATGAGGGTGGAGCTGGAAGCAAAAGTCGAAGCTTTCCAGAAACAGCTAACAGACCTGGACACGTTAAG AACAGGGCTAGAGAATGAGCTGCGTGCAGAGAGAGAACAGAGACAAAGCTTGCAGAAAGCTCTGCAACGGGAACAGGACAACAGTACCGAACTCCGcacccagctgcagcagctgcagggccTCCACACG gagctgcaggattTGAAGACGGAgaaaaagcagctgcagcagaggtgTGAACAGCAGGAGCAGGCGCTACAGGAAATGGGCATCCATCTAAGCCA GTCTAAACTCAAGATGGAGGACTTTAAGGAGGTTAACAAAGCCCTGAAG GGCCACGCATGGATGAAAGACGATGAAGCCACACAATGCAAGCAATGCCAGAAGGAGTTCTCCATCTCGCGTAGAAAG CACCACTGCAGAAACTGCGGCGACATCTACTGCAACACTTGTTCAAGTAACGAGCTAGCCTTACCGTCCTACCCTCGGCCTGTGAGAGTGTGCGACGTGTGTCACTCGCTCTTGCTGCAGAGAAGTTCCTCAACAgcatcctga
- the hbegf gene encoding heparin-binding EGF-like growth factor precursor, translating into MRIFPVVLLLVHGLVVSRLASGAAVDQHEGDRQRHTSVFNLLDTTRDRRAEEERTGATTVQHGQEGKEEEEDDGYYYDDESEDEMSGDYDMDLPRVAMSSKPKDPSSLPEPRNTEETQRRGKGIKKGKGKGKKRNPCLKKYKDFCIHGTCLYLRELRAPSCVCRPNYSGERCQLFMLPVHTPEGYSRTTALAVIAVVLSSVCLTIIGLLLMLRFHKRGAYDVESEEKVKLGLASNN; encoded by the exons ATGAGGATTTTCCCCGTTGTGCTCCTGCTTGTTCACGGCTTGG TTGTGTCCAGACTGGCCAGTGGGGCTGCAGTCGATCAGCATGAGGGCGACAGGCAGCGGCACACGTCTGTCTTCAACCTCTTAGACACAACCAGGGACCGGAGGGCTGAGGAGGAGCGCACAGGTGCCACAACAGTGCAGCATGGCCAGGAAGgcaaggaagaggaggaggatgatggaTATTACTACGATGATGAGTCTGAAGACGAAATGTCTGGAGACTATGACATGGATCTGCCACGAG TCGCCATGTCAAGCAAACCCAAAGACCCATCATCCCTCCCGGAGCCCCGAAACACAGAAGAAACCCAAAGAAGAGGAAAGGGAATAAAGAAAGGGAAAGGCAAGGGAAAGAAGAGGAATCCATGTCTGAAAAAGTACAAGGACTTTTGCATTCATGGCACCTGCCTGTACCTGAGGGAACTCCGTGCCCCATCTTGTGT CTGCCGTCCAAATTACTCTGGCGAAAGGTGCCAGTTATTTATGCTGCCTGTCCATACCCCGGAGGGCTACAGCAGGACCACGGCTTTAGCAGTGATAGCTGTGGTGCTTTCATCCGTTTGCCTCACCATCATCGGCCTCTTATTAATGCTAAG gttTCACAAGCGTGGAGCGTATGATGTAGAGAGCGAGGAGAAGGTGAAGTTGGGGCTGGCGTCCAACAACTGA